The Amycolatopsis mongoliensis genome includes a window with the following:
- a CDS encoding protein kinase domain-containing protein, with the protein MTDAGQLIAGRYRLVDRIGQGAMGVVWRARDERLDRVVAVKQLGYDPSGGGQGGPRALREARLTARLRHPHAITVHDVVEHDGAPYLVMEYLPSQSLADVLLERESLPADQVARIGEQVASALAAAHAEGIVHRDVTPGNVLITPEGVTKIADFGISRAAGEGTVTGGGFIAGTPAYLAPEVAGGAEAGFPADVFSLGATLYRALEGTPPFGTDDNTIVLLKRIARDEVTPPKHTGPLAEVLGRLLQRDPAQRPAMAEVQELFEAVTGGRPLPPPRPRPRTGTRMLRLPRPRRRAVLASAGGAVLLALGVVIGTALVPDATTPIAAPTSSTPPATAPPATTTSAADLGCSASYAVTTSWPGGYQVQVTVRNDHGTGLRGWKVRWSLPDGHHITGLWNGTFTVDGKTVTVDNADWNAKLDAGGSTTFGFNAVTGNGNAAARPELTCRTV; encoded by the coding sequence GTGACCGACGCAGGACAGCTGATCGCCGGGCGCTACCGGCTGGTCGACCGGATCGGCCAGGGCGCCATGGGCGTCGTCTGGCGTGCCCGCGACGAACGGCTCGACCGTGTCGTCGCGGTGAAGCAACTGGGCTACGACCCCTCCGGCGGCGGCCAGGGCGGACCGCGGGCGCTGCGGGAGGCGCGGCTCACCGCGCGGCTGCGGCACCCGCACGCCATCACCGTGCACGACGTCGTCGAGCACGACGGCGCTCCGTACCTGGTCATGGAGTACCTGCCGTCGCAGAGCCTGGCCGACGTCCTGCTGGAGCGGGAAAGCCTGCCTGCCGATCAGGTCGCCCGCATCGGCGAACAGGTCGCTTCGGCGCTCGCCGCCGCGCACGCCGAAGGCATCGTCCACCGCGACGTCACGCCCGGCAACGTCCTCATCACGCCGGAAGGCGTCACGAAGATCGCCGACTTCGGCATCTCCCGCGCCGCCGGCGAAGGAACCGTGACGGGCGGCGGGTTCATCGCCGGCACACCCGCCTACCTGGCGCCCGAAGTCGCCGGGGGCGCCGAAGCCGGGTTCCCCGCGGACGTCTTCTCCCTCGGCGCGACGCTCTACCGCGCGCTGGAGGGCACCCCGCCGTTCGGCACCGACGACAACACGATCGTCCTGCTGAAGCGGATCGCCCGCGACGAGGTCACCCCGCCGAAGCACACGGGCCCGCTGGCCGAGGTGCTCGGCCGGCTGCTGCAGCGCGACCCGGCCCAGCGCCCGGCGATGGCGGAGGTCCAGGAGCTGTTCGAGGCGGTCACCGGCGGCCGTCCGCTGCCCCCGCCGCGTCCCCGGCCCCGCACCGGAACCCGCATGCTGCGCCTCCCCCGCCCGCGCCGCCGGGCGGTGCTGGCGTCCGCGGGCGGAGCCGTGCTGCTGGCCCTGGGCGTGGTGATCGGGACGGCGCTCGTACCGGACGCCACCACGCCGATCGCGGCGCCGACGTCGTCCACGCCCCCGGCCACTGCGCCCCCGGCGACCACCACCTCCGCCGCCGACCTGGGCTGCTCGGCCAGCTACGCGGTGACGACCTCCTGGCCGGGCGGCTACCAGGTCCAGGTGACGGTCCGCAACGACCACGGCACCGGCCTGCGCGGCTGGAAAGTCCGCTGGTCCCTCCCCGACGGGCACCACATCACGGGCCTGTGGAACGGCACGTTCACGGTCGACGGCAAGACGGTGACGGTCGACAACGCGGACTGGAACGCGAAGCTGGACGCGGGCGGCTCGACGACGTTCGGCTTCAACGCGGTCACCGGCAACGGCAACGCCGCCGCCCGGCCGGAGCTCACCTGCCGGACGGTCTAA
- a CDS encoding HNH endonuclease: MRVLVLNAGYEPLQTVSVPHAIRMLVRHVAEIHEAEDGLAYGLFPRPKIVRLLRYVVMKWRYTQPPRWSRRGVLTRDGHRCAYCGRRATTIDHVTPLSRGGERTSWLNTVAACGGASRSCNARKADKLPAEAGMTLRFTPYVPTWDQLHALAA, from the coding sequence ATGCGCGTACTGGTGCTCAACGCCGGTTACGAGCCGCTGCAGACCGTGTCCGTCCCGCACGCGATCCGCATGCTGGTCCGGCACGTCGCCGAGATCCACGAAGCCGAGGACGGCCTCGCCTACGGGCTGTTCCCGCGCCCGAAGATCGTGCGGTTGCTGAGATACGTCGTCATGAAGTGGCGATATACGCAGCCGCCCCGCTGGTCCCGCCGCGGGGTGCTGACCCGCGACGGCCACCGCTGCGCGTACTGCGGCCGCCGCGCCACGACGATCGACCACGTGACGCCGCTCAGCCGCGGGGGTGAGCGGACGTCCTGGCTCAACACGGTCGCCGCCTGCGGGGGCGCGTCCCGCAGCTGCAACGCGCGGAAGGCGGACAAGCTGCCGGCCGAGGCGGGGATGACGCTGCGGTTCACCCCGTACGTCCCGACGTGGGACCAGCTGCACGCGCTCGCCGCGTGA
- a CDS encoding alpha/beta hydrolase family esterase, whose product MPGPLPRWAAAFAAACALTTAFAAPAAAAGVVDHPVRTTGCGRAAPVPSGVTTTRHVVSGGLDREYTVHLPARYDPRRAYPLVLSFHGHKRTSQYQEELSGFSALDAISVYPQGLVGTDGETAWTGAPYSAAADDVLFTSDLLTSLQRDLCVDADRIFAAGKSNGGGFVGVLACRLAGRIAAFAPVSGAFYPQGGDCRPSRPVPVLDFHGTADTTIPYTGNPAKGLPAIPDWLAAWSTRDGCFPKPVSWTPVRGVVAQKWLVCDRWSTLEHYRVEGAGHVWPSTKPNNDSATPTVIDATPVIWRFFRTHPLR is encoded by the coding sequence GTGCCCGGACCCCTGCCCCGGTGGGCGGCCGCGTTCGCCGCGGCCTGCGCCCTGACCACCGCTTTCGCCGCTCCCGCCGCCGCGGCGGGCGTGGTCGACCACCCCGTCCGCACCACCGGCTGCGGCCGCGCCGCCCCGGTGCCGTCCGGGGTGACGACCACCCGGCACGTCGTCTCCGGCGGGCTCGACCGCGAGTACACCGTCCACCTGCCGGCGCGCTACGACCCGCGGCGGGCGTACCCGCTGGTCCTGTCGTTCCACGGCCACAAGCGCACGTCGCAGTACCAGGAGGAGCTGTCCGGCTTCTCGGCGCTCGACGCGATCTCGGTCTACCCGCAGGGCCTGGTCGGCACCGACGGCGAGACGGCGTGGACCGGCGCGCCGTACTCGGCCGCCGCCGACGACGTCCTGTTCACCAGCGACCTGCTGACCTCGCTGCAGCGCGACCTGTGCGTCGACGCCGACCGGATCTTCGCGGCCGGGAAGTCCAACGGCGGCGGGTTCGTCGGCGTGCTGGCGTGCCGCCTGGCCGGCCGGATCGCGGCGTTCGCCCCGGTGTCGGGCGCGTTCTACCCGCAGGGCGGCGACTGCCGGCCGAGCCGCCCGGTGCCGGTCCTCGACTTCCACGGCACCGCCGACACGACCATCCCCTACACCGGCAACCCGGCGAAGGGCCTGCCGGCGATCCCCGACTGGCTGGCGGCCTGGTCCACAAGGGACGGTTGCTTCCCGAAGCCCGTTTCGTGGACGCCGGTGCGCGGAGTCGTCGCGCAGAAGTGGCTCGTCTGCGACCGGTGGAGCACGCTCGAGCACTACCGCGTCGAAGGTGCCGGGCACGTCTGGCCCAGCACGAAGCCGAACAACGACTCGGCCACGCCGACGGTGATCGACGCGACGCCGGTCATCTGGCGGTTCTTCCGCACGCATCCCCTGCGGTGA
- the htpG gene encoding molecular chaperone HtpG — translation MTTPIETLEFQSEARQLLQLMIHSIYSNKDTFLRELVSNASDALDKLRLESYRDKDLDADTSDLHIALETDAAERTLTVRDNGIGMTRDEVVALIGTIAKSGTADFLNKLKEAKDAAASQDLIGQFGVGFYASFMVADKVTLVTRKAGTTAGVRWESSGEGTYTLEPVEDAPQGTAVTLHLKPEDAEDHLYDYTSPAKVREIVKKYSDFITWPIRMAGEATEGEEPKVETVNSMKALWARSSSEVTEDEYHEFYKHVSHDWQDPLETIRLQAEGTFEYQALLFLPSHAPMDLFLRERKRGVQLYVKRVFIMDDCESLVPEYLRFVKGVVDAQDLSLNVSREILQQDRQIQLIRRRLVKKVLSTVKTMMTADAEKYATFWREFGRAVKEGLLDDFENREAILEISSFASTHDAEKPTSLREYVERMKNGQEHIYFMTGESRSAIENSPHMEAFRAKGFEVLVLTDPIDEMWVDAVPGFDGKQFQSIAKGQVDLESDEDKKATEVAREQQNKDFEGLLSWMGTALGEDVKEVRLSSRLTTSPACIVGDTHDLSPTLEKMYRAMGQELPPIKRILELNPEHALVTGLREAHASRPEDEGLAETAELLYGMALLAEGGELGDPARFIKLLAGRLEKTL, via the coding sequence GTGACCACCCCGATCGAAACGCTGGAGTTCCAGTCGGAAGCCCGTCAGCTGCTCCAGCTGATGATCCATTCGATCTATTCGAACAAGGACACGTTCCTGCGGGAGCTCGTGTCCAACGCCTCGGACGCCCTCGACAAGCTGCGGCTGGAGTCGTACCGCGACAAGGACCTCGACGCGGACACGAGCGATCTGCACATCGCGCTCGAAACGGACGCGGCCGAGCGGACCCTGACGGTGCGGGACAACGGCATCGGCATGACGCGCGACGAGGTGGTCGCGCTCATCGGCACCATCGCCAAGTCCGGCACCGCCGACTTCCTGAACAAGCTGAAGGAGGCCAAGGACGCGGCGGCGTCGCAGGACCTCATCGGCCAGTTCGGCGTCGGGTTCTACGCGAGCTTCATGGTCGCGGACAAGGTCACCCTCGTGACGCGCAAGGCGGGCACCACCGCGGGCGTCCGCTGGGAGTCGAGCGGCGAAGGCACGTACACGCTCGAGCCGGTCGAGGACGCGCCCCAGGGCACCGCGGTCACCCTGCACCTCAAGCCCGAGGACGCCGAGGACCACCTCTACGACTACACGTCCCCGGCGAAGGTCCGGGAGATCGTGAAGAAGTACTCCGACTTCATCACCTGGCCGATCCGGATGGCCGGCGAGGCCACCGAGGGCGAGGAGCCGAAGGTCGAGACCGTCAACTCGATGAAGGCGCTGTGGGCGCGCTCGTCGAGCGAGGTCACCGAGGACGAGTACCACGAGTTCTACAAGCACGTCAGCCACGACTGGCAGGACCCCCTGGAGACGATCCGGCTGCAGGCCGAGGGGACGTTCGAATACCAGGCGCTGCTGTTCCTGCCGTCGCACGCGCCGATGGACCTGTTCCTGCGGGAGCGCAAGCGCGGCGTCCAGCTGTACGTCAAGCGCGTCTTCATCATGGACGACTGCGAGTCGCTCGTCCCCGAGTACCTGCGGTTCGTCAAGGGCGTCGTCGACGCGCAGGACCTCTCGCTGAACGTCTCGCGGGAGATCCTGCAGCAGGACCGGCAGATCCAGCTGATCCGCCGTCGCCTGGTCAAGAAGGTCCTCTCGACGGTCAAGACGATGATGACCGCCGACGCCGAGAAGTACGCGACGTTCTGGCGGGAGTTCGGCCGCGCGGTCAAGGAGGGCCTGCTCGACGATTTCGAGAACCGCGAGGCCATCCTCGAGATCTCGTCGTTCGCGTCGACGCACGACGCGGAGAAGCCGACCTCGCTGCGCGAGTACGTCGAGCGGATGAAGAACGGCCAAGAACACATCTACTTCATGACCGGCGAGTCGCGGTCCGCGATCGAGAACTCGCCGCACATGGAGGCGTTCCGGGCCAAGGGCTTCGAGGTGCTGGTGCTGACCGACCCGATCGACGAGATGTGGGTCGACGCGGTGCCGGGCTTCGACGGCAAGCAGTTCCAGTCGATCGCCAAGGGCCAGGTCGACCTGGAGTCGGACGAGGACAAGAAGGCCACCGAGGTCGCGCGCGAGCAGCAGAACAAGGACTTCGAAGGCCTGCTGTCGTGGATGGGCACGGCGCTGGGCGAGGACGTCAAGGAGGTCCGCCTCTCGTCGCGGCTGACGACGTCGCCGGCGTGCATCGTCGGGGACACGCACGACCTGTCGCCGACGCTGGAGAAGATGTACCGCGCGATGGGGCAGGAGCTGCCGCCGATCAAGCGGATCCTGGAGCTGAACCCGGAGCACGCGCTGGTGACGGGCCTGCGCGAGGCACACGCGTCCCGCCCGGAGGACGAGGGCTTGGCGGAGACGGCGGAGCTGCTGTACGGGATGGCGCTGCTGGCCGAGGGCGGCGAGCTGGGCGACCCGGCCCGGTTCATCAAGCTCCTGGCGGGCCGCCTGGAGAAGACCCTCTGA
- a CDS encoding glycoside hydrolase family 76 protein: MHLLTPLLALVLAATPTPAPSPAPAAPLAAICDKYCDARDPALSPGDREGASASISGRRLSLHLDDGDDMGWAAITGGAAGDHVWLDRSFDAGRTWASGSKLGDTATPSGSTGWRTLMYNADDWNNRGVGLLRACGQPAGSGSIACTGWARPTWNAWDRRTAAATALMERYNQSTGLFDTTGWWNSANALTAIIDNARVSGMGSYRYAIDTTYTKNLAAQGGQFRNDYLDDTGWWGLAWVDAYDLTGDSRYLNTARADADHMYAYWDGVCGGGVWWSTSRTYKNAIPNSLYIQLNAALHNRIAGDTTYLARARAGWTWFSGSGMINGSNLVNDGLTTSTCANNGQPTWTYNQGVPLAALTELNRATGDASLLTKARAMANASTTNASLNPGGILRDPGETAGGGGADGPTFKGVYARDLAALNAALPDHPYTGYLQRQANSAYANDRNGAEAYGLLWAGPFDQADAARQQSALDLMNAAP; the protein is encoded by the coding sequence ATGCATCTCCTCACTCCCCTGCTGGCCCTGGTCCTGGCCGCCACTCCGACACCGGCCCCGAGCCCGGCTCCGGCCGCCCCGCTCGCGGCGATCTGCGACAAGTACTGCGACGCCAGGGATCCCGCACTCTCACCCGGCGACCGTGAAGGCGCTTCGGCGTCCATCAGCGGACGCCGGCTCTCCCTGCACCTCGACGACGGCGACGACATGGGCTGGGCGGCGATCACCGGCGGTGCGGCCGGCGACCACGTCTGGCTGGACCGCTCGTTCGACGCCGGGCGCACGTGGGCGTCGGGAAGCAAGCTGGGCGACACCGCGACGCCGTCCGGGTCGACCGGCTGGCGGACCCTGATGTACAACGCCGACGACTGGAACAACCGCGGTGTCGGGCTGCTGCGGGCCTGCGGGCAGCCCGCGGGTTCGGGGAGCATCGCCTGCACCGGCTGGGCGCGCCCGACGTGGAACGCCTGGGACCGGCGCACCGCCGCCGCGACGGCGTTGATGGAGCGCTACAACCAGAGCACCGGCCTCTTCGACACGACCGGCTGGTGGAACTCGGCCAACGCGCTGACCGCGATCATCGACAACGCCCGCGTCAGCGGCATGGGCAGCTACCGGTACGCGATCGACACGACGTACACGAAGAACCTCGCGGCCCAGGGCGGCCAGTTCCGGAACGACTACCTGGACGACACCGGGTGGTGGGGCCTCGCCTGGGTGGACGCGTACGACCTCACGGGCGACAGCCGTTATCTGAACACGGCCCGCGCCGACGCCGACCACATGTACGCCTACTGGGACGGCGTCTGCGGCGGCGGGGTCTGGTGGAGCACGAGCCGCACCTACAAGAACGCCATCCCGAACTCGTTGTACATCCAGCTGAACGCGGCCCTGCACAACCGGATCGCGGGCGACACGACGTACCTGGCGCGCGCCCGCGCGGGCTGGACGTGGTTCTCGGGCAGCGGCATGATCAACGGCTCGAACCTGGTCAACGACGGCCTGACCACGTCGACGTGCGCGAACAACGGCCAGCCGACCTGGACGTACAACCAGGGCGTGCCGCTGGCGGCGCTGACCGAGCTGAACCGCGCGACGGGTGACGCGAGCCTGCTGACGAAGGCCCGCGCGATGGCGAACGCGTCGACGACGAACGCGTCGCTGAACCCCGGCGGCATCCTCCGCGACCCGGGCGAGACAGCCGGAGGCGGCGGCGCGGACGGCCCGACGTTCAAGGGCGTCTACGCCCGGGACCTGGCGGCGTTGAACGCGGCGCTGCCGGACCACCCGTACACGGGATACCTGCAGCGCCAGGCGAACTCGGCGTACGCGAACGACCGGAACGGCGCCGAGGCGTACGGACTGCTGTGGGCCGGCCCGTTCGACCAAGCCGACGCGGCCCGCCAGCAGAGCGCACTGGACCTGATGAACGCGGCCCCCTGA
- a CDS encoding erythromycin esterase family protein, whose protein sequence is MSGTLLDDVTAIREAATTLRSPQDLDPLVRRIGRARIVLLGEATHGTAEFYRWRAALTQRLLAERDFSFVAVEGDWPECHRVHSCVAGAPGAPNDPGQALWGCRRWPTWLWANEEVAEFAAWLRSFNATGTGIPCGFHGLDVYGLQESLRGIVGYLREHAPDRVDAALRAFRCFEPYGEDPRDGSAGLVPEDCREEVVRLLTTLRSAARIDSVPGLPPAFAAEQNAQVAAGAERYYRELLRGGVRAWNVRDAHLSDTLDRLLRAYGPHAKAVVWAHNAHVGDARATAMATAGMVNLGQLVRERHAADGVVAVGFGTHRGSVVAADHWGGSVRRTTVAQARPDSLEGVLHDAAPGEDSLYVFDDDAGWAHELRGHRAIGVVHDRGGYVPTVPAARYDAFVHCDETTAITPLHRWEPEADTPVVPARTDPGGE, encoded by the coding sequence ATGTCCGGAACCCTGCTCGACGACGTGACGGCGATCCGCGAAGCAGCCACGACGCTGCGAAGCCCGCAGGATCTCGACCCGCTCGTCCGGCGGATCGGGCGTGCCCGGATCGTGCTGCTCGGCGAGGCGACCCACGGCACCGCGGAGTTCTACCGCTGGCGGGCCGCGCTGACCCAGCGGCTGCTCGCCGAACGGGACTTCTCGTTCGTCGCCGTCGAAGGGGACTGGCCGGAGTGCCACCGGGTGCACTCGTGCGTCGCCGGGGCGCCCGGCGCGCCGAACGACCCCGGCCAGGCGCTGTGGGGGTGCCGCAGGTGGCCCACCTGGCTGTGGGCCAACGAAGAGGTCGCCGAGTTCGCCGCGTGGCTGCGCTCGTTCAACGCCACCGGCACGGGGATCCCGTGCGGCTTCCACGGTCTCGACGTCTACGGCCTCCAGGAGTCCTTGCGCGGCATCGTCGGCTACCTCCGCGAGCACGCGCCCGATCGGGTCGACGCGGCGCTGCGGGCGTTCCGGTGCTTCGAGCCGTACGGCGAAGATCCGCGCGACGGTTCCGCCGGGCTGGTCCCGGAGGACTGCCGCGAAGAAGTCGTGCGCTTGCTGACCACCCTGCGGTCGGCGGCGCGCATCGACAGCGTGCCGGGCCTCCCTCCGGCGTTCGCCGCCGAGCAGAACGCCCAGGTCGCTGCCGGCGCCGAGCGCTACTACCGCGAGCTGCTGCGCGGCGGGGTACGCGCCTGGAACGTCCGCGACGCGCACCTGAGCGACACCCTCGACCGGCTGCTGCGTGCGTACGGCCCGCACGCCAAAGCCGTGGTGTGGGCGCACAACGCGCACGTCGGCGACGCCCGTGCGACCGCCATGGCCACGGCGGGCATGGTCAACCTCGGGCAGCTGGTGCGGGAACGGCACGCCGCCGACGGAGTCGTGGCCGTCGGGTTCGGCACGCACCGCGGGTCGGTGGTCGCCGCCGACCACTGGGGCGGATCGGTGCGCCGGACGACCGTGGCACAGGCGCGCCCGGACAGCCTCGAAGGCGTGCTGCACGACGCCGCACCGGGGGAGGACAGCCTGTACGTCTTCGACGACGACGCCGGCTGGGCGCACGAATTGCGCGGGCACCGCGCGATCGGGGTGGTCCACGACAGGGGCGGGTACGTCCCGACCGTCCCGGCGGCCCGCTACGACGCGTTCGTGCACTGCGACGAGACCACCGCGATCACCCCGCTGCACCGCTGGGAACCGGAGGCGGACACGCCGGTCGTCCCGGCGCGGACCGACCCGGGCGGGGAGTGA
- a CDS encoding DUF6292 family protein encodes MIERDGLGAAARGLRQYLLAVAAELDAPAWFCEVDAPATAYLALEQRLARFPDHETALLWDERDGWAAAVESATGEDVVVLAYLGEDVLPAPKTVVAFVRGLYGDSYPGQPEPPDFRRPGAPDGFDDRLAAYARDTVCLPEGQA; translated from the coding sequence ATGATCGAACGGGACGGGCTCGGCGCGGCGGCGCGCGGGCTGAGACAGTACCTCCTGGCCGTCGCGGCCGAGCTGGACGCGCCCGCCTGGTTCTGCGAGGTCGACGCGCCGGCCACGGCGTACCTGGCGCTGGAGCAGCGGCTCGCGCGGTTCCCGGACCACGAAACGGCGCTGCTGTGGGACGAGCGGGACGGCTGGGCCGCGGCGGTGGAGTCGGCGACCGGCGAGGACGTGGTCGTGCTCGCCTACCTCGGCGAAGACGTGTTGCCGGCCCCGAAGACCGTGGTGGCGTTCGTACGCGGTCTCTACGGCGACAGCTATCCCGGGCAGCCGGAGCCCCCGGACTTCCGCAGACCCGGGGCCCCGGACGGCTTCGACGACCGCCTCGCCGCCTACGCGCGCGACACCGTCTGCCTCCCCGAGGGCCAGGCCTGA
- a CDS encoding DUF6907 domain-containing protein yields the protein MKKTTETRSWLRAADVIPCPTWCDGVHSPDATPEDRKHFSRSLDFEPLLEESTFQELSTGKELVPVHLHVGMEQGFREVGPRISIWSDFTSHNIDLDLTVTEAEQVGRMLLKLARQARGVRYPRPRWQQRVLRIVSPQWRAKARRVAELGRLVDLAKQADPVEDGQ from the coding sequence GTGAAGAAGACTACTGAGACCCGCTCGTGGTTGCGTGCTGCAGACGTGATTCCCTGCCCGACCTGGTGTGACGGGGTGCACTCGCCCGACGCGACGCCGGAGGACCGGAAGCACTTTTCGAGGTCGCTCGACTTCGAACCCCTCCTGGAAGAGTCGACCTTCCAGGAGCTCTCGACCGGCAAAGAGCTGGTGCCGGTTCACCTGCACGTCGGCATGGAGCAGGGCTTCCGCGAGGTTGGCCCACGGATCTCGATCTGGTCGGACTTCACGAGCCACAACATCGATCTGGACCTCACGGTGACCGAGGCCGAGCAGGTCGGCCGAATGCTGCTCAAGCTGGCGAGGCAGGCCCGGGGCGTCCGGTACCCGCGGCCCAGGTGGCAGCAGCGAGTGCTTCGGATCGTCAGCCCGCAGTGGCGGGCGAAGGCGCGCCGGGTCGCCGAACTCGGCCGGCTGGTCGACTTGGCCAAGCAGGCCGATCCCGTGGAAGACGGCCAGTGA
- a CDS encoding helix-turn-helix transcriptional regulator: MAESFGDALLRLRKAAGLSQRALAPRVPVAQSALSRYEAGLQRPDESIAARLDELLGGGGLLLELRPRLDVGPITADDRDRIAYSVRFPGRIDEAAIGALADSLAAQRRLDDVLGPDPLIPASLAQTEMVTGLLKEVNGPLRQQLASVASEHVQFAGWLHAEARHDAPAVRLLEQAEELADEAEDGTLAAQALNFRGYLARQQGRPRAMIRGFLTAYNTPGAHIAQRIGDAIQAAQGYAKIDERDAALRLLDTADGMIDESSREEPPPTAYWLTPTFQRLNSGLAHLALGDNDVAVDHLRTGLDNLPDDQQGAEWTNEYRDGLEQARAAS, translated from the coding sequence ATGGCTGAGTCCTTCGGCGACGCCTTGCTGCGCCTGCGCAAGGCGGCCGGTCTGTCCCAACGCGCGCTTGCGCCGCGCGTGCCCGTCGCCCAGTCCGCGTTGTCCCGCTACGAGGCTGGCCTGCAGCGCCCCGACGAGAGCATCGCCGCCCGGCTCGACGAACTGCTCGGCGGCGGAGGGCTCTTGCTCGAACTCCGGCCGAGGCTCGACGTTGGCCCGATCACCGCCGACGACCGCGACCGCATCGCCTACAGCGTGCGGTTCCCCGGCCGGATCGACGAGGCCGCGATCGGCGCCCTGGCCGACAGCCTCGCAGCACAGCGACGGCTCGACGACGTCCTCGGCCCCGACCCCCTGATTCCTGCGTCCCTCGCGCAGACGGAGATGGTGACTGGCCTCCTGAAGGAGGTGAACGGGCCGCTTCGGCAGCAGCTGGCGTCCGTCGCCAGCGAGCACGTCCAGTTCGCCGGCTGGCTGCACGCCGAGGCCCGCCATGACGCCCCAGCCGTCCGGCTGCTCGAGCAAGCTGAGGAGCTGGCCGACGAGGCGGAAGACGGCACGCTCGCCGCGCAGGCCCTGAACTTCCGTGGCTACCTCGCCCGACAGCAAGGCCGGCCGCGCGCGATGATCCGTGGGTTCCTCACCGCGTACAACACGCCCGGCGCGCACATCGCCCAGCGAATCGGCGACGCGATCCAGGCTGCGCAGGGTTACGCGAAGATCGACGAGCGGGACGCGGCGCTGCGGCTGCTCGACACCGCCGACGGCATGATCGACGAGTCCAGCCGCGAGGAGCCGCCGCCGACGGCGTACTGGCTCACGCCGACCTTTCAGCGGCTGAACAGCGGCCTCGCACACCTGGCGCTGGGCGATAACGACGTCGCCGTCGACCACCTGCGCACCGGGCTCGACAACCTGCCGGACGACCAGCAGGGGGCGGAGTGGACGAACGAGTACCGCGACGGCCTGGAGCAGGCCAGGGCCGCGAGCTGA
- a CDS encoding DUF7426 family protein — MTVKDLSAYLADDALYVPVDGTTYRIPSPDALTGLKLMSIYQLSENVEITEEAAKALASESRDLPQLVLGDGLDELVAGGVSWVKIQRITRYALLFFTLGEEVADHAMTAGSLSGEAPAPSPKRRATGASRAGATTTQRRGSTAGTTSRKKPGPAR; from the coding sequence GTGACGGTCAAAGACCTGTCGGCCTACCTCGCCGACGACGCGCTGTACGTCCCCGTCGACGGCACGACCTACCGGATCCCCTCGCCCGACGCCCTCACCGGCCTCAAGCTGATGAGCATCTACCAGCTCAGCGAGAACGTCGAGATCACCGAGGAGGCAGCGAAAGCCCTCGCCAGCGAGAGCCGTGATCTCCCCCAGCTCGTGCTCGGCGACGGCCTCGACGAACTCGTGGCCGGTGGCGTGTCCTGGGTCAAGATCCAGCGGATCACGCGGTACGCGCTGCTGTTCTTCACCCTCGGCGAAGAGGTCGCCGACCACGCGATGACGGCCGGGAGCCTGTCGGGGGAAGCCCCGGCCCCGAGCCCGAAGCGACGCGCCACGGGCGCATCACGGGCCGGGGCGACTACGACCCAGCGTCGGGGCTCCACCGCTGGTACGACGTCCCGGAAGAAGCCCGGACCGGCTCGGTAG